One window of the Colletotrichum lupini chromosome 9, complete sequence genome contains the following:
- a CDS encoding JmjC domain-containing protein, whose product MRLLARGCCHALTSFRPPQIRRGFSTLHSVEATKSPFEVVNIEEFRRSSFTQEKPLLFGQSSNPAQQSSFSASSKWFAQTQDANQKPTAKFTPYMNQFAHHMFPYEFISPQIADDSRVLVNTTQLFLAWLASDPDPMGAVLAGIVHAASHPDASEPKFSSFVAPLQLLLKAAEFNSLHEKKIKQLYIAQAQLPDLPLELQEDLPVPRIVLEAGKGDVYNSSLWLGLEPTYTPLHRDPNPNLFCQLVGSKTVRLLPPSSGDRLYRQIQAQLQQSGSSRIRSTEMMEGRERVAMNTAVWGSESHADITEAQLGPGNALFIPKGWWHSVKSRHHDGRLNASVNWWFR is encoded by the coding sequence ATGAGGCTTCTTGCCCGCGGCTGTTGCCACGCGCTCACTTCATTTAGGCCCCCCCAAATTCGACGTGGGTTTTCAACATTACACTCGGTAGAAGCTACAAAATCTCCATTCGAGGTAGTCAATATCGAAGAATTTCGAAGATCTTCATTCACACAAGAAAAACCTCTCCTATTTGGCCAGTCCTCCAACCCTGCTCAGCAGAGTTCCTTCTCGGCATCTTCAAAATGGTTCGCCCAAACTCAAGACGCTAACCAGAAACCCACCGCCAAATTCACTCCCTATATGAACCAATTCGCCCACCACATGTTCCCATACGAGTTCATAAGTCCTCAGATCGCCGACGATTCTAGAGTTTTAGTGAACACAACACAACTGTTTCTTGCATGGCTCGCGTCTGATCCGGATCCCATGGGTGCAGTGCTAGCAGGCATCGTCCACGCAGCATCCCACCCAGATGCCTCGGAGCCAAAGTTCTCGTCATTCGTTGCTCCCCTGCAACTCCTTCTCAAGGCTGCGGAATTCAACAGCCTGCACGAGAAGAAGATCAAGCAGCTTTACATAGCCCAGGCTCAACTCCCGGACCTACCTCTAGAACTCCAGGAAGACCTGCCTGTCCCACGCATTGTCTTGGAAGCCGGTAAAGGCGACGTATACAATTCGAGCTTGTGGCTTGGGCTGGAGCCGACATATACCCCGCTACACCGCGATCCGAACCCTAATTTATTCTGTCAACTTGTTGGCAGCAAAACAGTCCGCCTGCTACCGCCGTCATCTGGCGATCGGTTGTATCGTCAGATACAGGCTCAGCTTCAGCAGTCGGGGAGTAGTCGCATCAGATCGACGGAAATGATGGAGGGCCGCGAGAGGGTAGCAATGAACACAGCTGTCTGGGGATCGGAGAGCCACGCGGATATTACAGAGGCTCAATTGGGCCCTGGAAATGCTCTCTTCATCCCCAAAGGTTGGTGGCATAGTGTCAAGAGTAGACATCATGATGGGAGGTTGAATGCCTCCGTGAATTGGTGGTTCAGGTAG
- a CDS encoding casein kinase II regulatory subunit yields MSTSSGAPESWISSFCSLLGHEYFAEVSEEFIEDDFNLTGLQNQVAMYKEALEMILDVEPEEDEDEEEEEDEDEDENDSGDQDRLGPRHDRRQHSRMASDLSVIESSSEMLYGLIHQRFICSRAGIQQMSEKYELGHFGCCPRTNCDQARTLPVGLSDIPGEDTVKLFCPSCLDVYVPPNSRFQTVDGAFFGRTFGALFLLTFPEYDLTKRGAEVLSSGGARINDDSLEMINGMYAKNIAPGLGAGRIYEPRIYGFRVSEIAKSGPRMQWLRDRPDSMTELDEARLYADGHPDSDDDEENLNGNGRPTPRRRAPGNARLRATQRQAQNGSPMAVETNGAESEL; encoded by the exons ATGTCCACCTCTTCGGGGGCCCCGGAGTCTTGGATATCTTCCTTTTGCTCTCTCCTTGGCCATGAATACTTCGCTGAGGTTTCTGAGGAGTTCATCGAGGATGACTTCAACCTCACTGGCCTGCAGAATCAGGTCGCGATGTACAAGGAGGCACTCGAG ATGATCCTTGATGTGGAGCCTGaagaggacgaggacgaagaggaggaggaggatgaagACGAAGACGAGAACGACTCGGGAGATCAAGACCGACTCGGCCCCAGACACGACCGGAGACAACATAGCCGCATGGCTAGCGACCTAAGTGTTATCGAGTCTTCCTCCGAGATGCTTTACGGCTTGATTCATCAGCGATTCATTTGCTCGAGGGCGGGCATTCAACAGATGAGCGAGAAGTATGAGTTGGGCCATTTCGGCTGCTGCCCCCGTACCAACTGCGATCAAGCGAGAACACTCCCTGTCGGTCTCTCTGATATTCCCGGCGAAGACACCGTGAAGCTGTTTTGCCCTTCCTGCCTCGACGTCTACGTCCCTCCTAACAGCCGTTTCCAAACCGTCGACGGTGCCTTCTTCGGCCGTACCTTTGGcgccctcttcctcctcacaTTCCCGGAATACGACCTCACTAAGCGTGGGGCCGAGGTTCTCAGCAGCGGCGGCGCTCGTATTAACGATGATTCGCTCGAGATGATCAATGGCATGTACGCTAAGAACATTGCACCGGGCCTGGGCGCTGGACGTATATATGAGCCCCGTATTTACGGCTTCCGCGTTTCCGAGATTGCAAAATCAGGCCCTCGGATGCAGTGGTTGAGGGACAGGCCGGATAGCATGACCGAACTGGACGAGGCGCGCCTGTACGCGGATGGACACCCCGATTCAGACGATGACGAGGAGAACTTGAACGGCAACGGCCGGCCTACGCCCCGTCGCCGTGCTCCTGGCAATGCGCGCCTCCGTGCAACGCAACGCCAGGCGCAGAATGGCAGCCCGATGGCAGTGGAGACGAACGGTGCAGAGTCGGAGCTTTAG
- a CDS encoding beta-xylosidase, with protein sequence MIETRQMLRGGTTYDPIHVLLLDSSNSVLGSKIIFKAQDPFNPESWTDAVHFEFEGYDTEPFWDDDGKTYINGAHAWKIGPWIQQAEADLNTGKVGEWRTIWNGTGGMVCDESSGDFLRADMGTGTRRTTYLSKAQRVLSFQVGSPDEANGDQFKLSDTQIYFKMPLGIGSEWRNFPMGRETVMTSVTWNEGKWPYFTPVEGKMSGWEMPLENMDIEGPGYVLHLFPLKKTSANQASPWISLGEIEGDAFDFSPNSTLPAHFTYWRYPIESSYIVSPPEKPNSLRLIPSKLNLTALNGNYAGPDGQTFIGRRQQDTLFSYSVELDFQPTEEEEEAGVTVFLTQNHHLDLGVVLLPASASTQAFPGQNLTTGGNPTDLKLQFRFRAMSYVAVPTDIVAPVPEDWLDKPLRLEIRAVNMTHYSFSAGPAGSAFQTKTLLYASNDAVSWGFTGVFLGVYSTSNGRTGNTPAYISNWNYTPEVQFRD encoded by the exons ATGATAGAGACGCGACAGATGCTTCGCGGTGGGACAACGTATGATCCGATCCACGTTCTTCTCCTTGACTCATCTAACTCAGTTCTCGGGTCCAAGATTATCTTCAAGGCGCAAGATCCTTTTAATCCGGAATCTTGGACCGACGCGGTACATTTTGAGTTTGAAGGATACGATACAGAGCCATTTTGGGACGATGATGGTAAGACATACATCAATGGTGCCCACGCCTGGAAGATCGG ACCGTGGATTCAACAGGCGGAGGCCGATCTCAACACCGGGAAAGTCGGCGAATGGAGAACTATCTGGAATGGCACAGGCGGCATGGTCTGTGATGAGTCCTCTGGAGACTTCCTCAGGGCTGACATGGGAACAGGCACCCGAAGGACCACATATCTATC CAAAGCGCAAAGAGTGCTCTCTTTCCAAGTTGGCTCTCCAGACGAGGCTAACGGAGATCAGTTCAAACTGTCGGACACGCAGATCTATTTCAAGATGCCTCTGGGAATTG GGTCAGAATGGCGCAACTTTCCAATGGGCCGAGAGACTGTCATGACTTCGGTGACGTGGAACGAGGGGAAATGGCCATACTTTACCCCCGTCGAAGGGAAGATGAGTGGCTGGGAGATGCCGCTTGAGAATATGGATATTGAAGGCCCCGGGTACGTATTACATCTTTTCCCTCTCAAGAAGACTTCTGCTAACCAAGCTAGCCCATGGATCTCACTGGGAGAAATTGAAGGCGACGCGTTTGACTTCTCTCCGAATTCGACCCTTCCAGCTCACTTCACGTATTGGCGGTATCCGATCGAAAGCTCATACATAGTTTCACCGCCTGAGAAGCCCAACAGCTTACGTCTGATACCCTCCAAACTCAACCTCACCGCTCTAAATGGGAACTACGCGGGTCCCGATGGCCAGACATTCATTGGAAGAAGACAGCAAGACACGCTCTTCTcttatagcgtcgagcttgACTTCCAACCaaccgaggaggaggaagaggccgGGGTTACGGTGTTTCTTACGCAGAACCATCACCTCGATCTCGGCGTTGTCTTGCTGCCCGCGAGCGCAAGTACGCAGGCCTTCCCTGGCCAGAATTTGACGACGGGGGGAAATCCGACTGATCTCAAGCTTCAATTTCGGTTCCGAGCTATGTCGTATGTTGCTGTTCCCACTGATATCGTGGCACCAGTACCGGAGGACTGGCTTGATAAACCACTCAGATTGGAGATTCGGGCTGTCAACATGACACATTACTCGTTCTCTGCTGGGCCAGCTGGGTCAGCTTTCCAGACCAAGACTCTTCTCTACGCCTCCAACGATGCGGTTAGTTGGGGTTTCACAG GTGTATTCCTCGGGGTGTATTCGACTAGCAACGGGAGGACAGGAAATACGCCTGCTTATATCTCAAACTGGAATTACACCCCCGAGGTGCAGTTCAGAGATTGA